Proteins encoded within one genomic window of Ailuropoda melanoleuca isolate Jingjing chromosome 16, ASM200744v2, whole genome shotgun sequence:
- the LOC100483306 gene encoding LOW QUALITY PROTEIN: olfactory receptor 9K2 (The sequence of the model RefSeq protein was modified relative to this genomic sequence to represent the inferred CDS: deleted 2 bases in 1 codon; substituted 2 bases at 2 genomic stop codons) — protein sequence MSDKGAGNHSDVTDFTLVGFRVRPELHILLFLVFLLVYGMVLLGNISMMAIIVTDSQLNTPMYFFLSNLSFIDLSYSTVIALQAMVNFLSEKKTVSFVGCAAQLFFFAFFIVTEGFILAAMAYDHFMAICNPLLYSVHMSRRLCSQLVAGSYLCGWLSSILQVSITFSVSFCASRVIDHFYCDSYQIEKISCSNLSVNKMVSLSLAAFIILPTIVVIVVSYMYIVTTVLKILRXXSVEGRKKDFSTXGSHLGVVSLLYGTVSFVYLTPPSNPELCKVASVFYILVTPMLNPLIYSLRNKDVKQALGKILWNKKALY from the exons ATGAGCGACAAGGGAGCAGGCAACCACTCAGATGTAACTGACTTCACTCTCGTAGGCTTCAGGGTCCGTCCAGAGCTCCACATTCTCCTTTTTCTGGTATTCCTGCTGGTCTATGGCATGGTCCTTTTGGGGAACATTAGTATGATGGCAATCATTGTGACTGACTCCCAGCTGAACACACCAATGTATTTCTTTCTAAGCAATCTCTCCTTCATTGATCTCTCCTACTCCACTGTTATTGCCCTGCAAGCCATGGTCAACTTCCTGTCTGAGAAAAAGACTGTCTCCTTTGTGGGGTGTGCCGcccagctctttttttttgccttcttcatCGTAACAGAAGGGTTCATCCTGGCAGCCATGGCTTATGACCACTTCATGGCCATCTGCAATCCTCTTCTTTACAGTGTCCACATGTCAAGACGCCTTTGCTCTCAGCTGGTGGCCGGTTCCTATCtctgtggctggctcagttccaTCCTCCAAGTCAGCATAACATTCTCAGTGTCTTTCTGTGCTTCCCGAGTCATTGATCACTTCTACTGTGATTCTTACCAAATTGAGAAGATCTCCTGCTCCAATCTCTCAGTTAATAAGATGGTATCTCTCAGTTTGGCCGCCTTCATTATTTTGCCTACAATAGTTGTTATTGTGGTGTCTTACATGTACATTGTGACCACAGTCTTGAAGATT CTCCGTTGANTCTCCgttgaagggagaaagaaagacttCTCCACCTGAGGCTCCCATTTGGGAGTGGTAAGTTTGCTCTATGGGACTGTCTCCTTTGTGTATCTCACACCTCCAAGCAATCCTGAACTTTGTAAAGTGGCTTCAGTATTTTACATATTGGTCACACCCATGTTAAACCCTCTGATCTACTCTCTAAGAAACAAGGACGTCAAACAAGCTTTGGGAAAAATCCTGTGGAACAAAAAAGCTTTATATTAA